In the bacterium genome, GGGCCAGACCCGGCCCGAAGCAATGTCCGCGATTTCGGTGAGCATCGTGTTGTGCCCGTCGCTATCGAGGATGGCCTGCTTGTAGGCCTGAGCGATGGGCGCCTCGGGCGTGGCCAGGAACCTCGTCCCCAGCAGCACCCCCTCTGCGCCGAGCGCCAGCGCCGCGGCGAGGCCGGCCCCGTCCGCAACCCCGCCCGCGGCCAGCACCGGGACCGGGTCGACGGCGCGGACAACCTGCGGGACGAGGGCGATCGTGCCCATCCACCCGACGTGGCCGCCCCCTTCCGTTCCTTGAGCGACGATGATATCCGCTCCGGCCTCGACCGCCCGGACCGCCTCGGGCACGCCCGACACCATATGCATTACCAACGACCCGGCGTCATGCGCGCGACCGAAAAACGGGCGGAGGTCCTGATCCGACCAGGGCCACGCCGTCGACACGACCCGCGGCCGGGCCTCGAGGGTGGCGGCAAACCGGTCCTCTGTCGCGAACGCGAGCAGATGATTCAGCCCGAACGGCCCCGGGGTCAGCTCCCGGATCCGGCCGACGCCGGCCCGCTGCTGGTCCGGAGGGAGGAAGGTAACGCCCAGGGTTCCCAGCCCACCGGCGCCGGT is a window encoding:
- a CDS encoding nitronate monooxygenase — translated: MLRTRICEALKIDHPVVLGGMASGTNPALVAAVTGAGGLGTLGVTFLPPDQQRAGVGRIRELTPGPFGLNHLLAFATEDRFAATLEARPRVVSTAWPWSDQDLRPFFGRAHDAGSLVMHMVSGVPEAVRAVEAGADIIVAQGTEGGGHVGWMGTIALVPQVVRAVDPVPVLAAGGVADGAGLAAALALGAEGVLLGTRFLATPEAPIAQAYKQAILDSDGHNTMLTEIADIASGRVWPGAMSRVARNRFIERWAGREWEVRQRRYEIGRQLLSARDRGDPDESNLQMGQTAGLITSIIPAAQIVREIVAEAERIIRRRLPGLVAG